From Salvelinus fontinalis isolate EN_2023a unplaced genomic scaffold, ASM2944872v1 scaffold_0293, whole genome shotgun sequence:
ataggaagagagagagagagagagaaagagatatatataggaagagagagagagagagatagagatatatataggaagagagagagatagagatagagatagacataggaagagagagagagagagagagatagagatatatataggaagagagagagagagagagagaaagagatatatataggaagagagagagagagagagagatagagatatatataggaagagagagagagagagagaaagagatatatataggaagagagagagagagagagagaaagagatatatataggaagagagagagatagagatagacataggaagagagagagagagagagagatagagatatatataggaagagagagagagagagagagaaagagatatatataggaagagagagagagagagagagaaagagatatatataggaagagagagagagagagagagagagaaagagatatatataggaagagatagagatagagatagacataggaagagagagagagagagagagatagagatatatataggaagagagagagagagagaggggtagatataggaagagagagagagagagagagatagagatatatataggaagagagagagaaagagagagatagagatatatataggaagagagagagagagagagagaaagagatatatataggaagagagagagagagagagatagagatatatataggaagagagagagagagagagagatagagatatatataggaagagagagagagagagagagatagagatatatataggaagagagagagagagagagagaaagagatatatataggaagagagagagagagagagagatagagatatatataggaagagagagagagagagagagatagagatagacataggaagagagagagagagagagagatagagatatatataggaagagagagagagagaaagagatatatataggaagagagagagagagagagatagagatatatataggaagagagagagatagagatagagatatatataggaagagagagagagagagagagatagagatagacataggaagagagagagagagagagagatagagatatatataggaagagagagagatagagatagacataggaagagagagagagagatagagaaagagatatatataggaagagagagagagagagagagatagagatatatataggaagagagagagatagagatagacataggaagagagagagagagatagagaaagagatatatataggaagagagagagatagagatagacataggaagagagagagagagatagagaaagagatatatataggaagagagagagatagagatatacataggaagagagagagagagagagagaaagagatatatataggaagagagagagatagagatagacataggaagagagagagatagagagagaaagagatatatataggaagagagagagagagagagagaaagagatatatataggaagagagagagagagagagagaaagagagagagatagagatatatataggagagagagagagagagagagagagagagagatagagatatatataggaagagagagagagagagagaaagagatatatataggaagagagagagagagagagagaaagagatatatataggaagagagagagagagagagatagagatagacataggaagagagagagagagatagagaaagagatatatataggaagagagagagagagagagagaaagagagagagatagagatatatataggaagagagagagatagagatagacataggaagagagagagagagagagaaagagatatatataggaagagagagagagagagagagagagagagaaagagatatatataggaagagagagagagagagagatagagatagacataggaagagagagatagagatagacataggaagagagagagagagagagagatagagatagacataggaagagagagagagagagagatagagatagacataggaagagagagagagagagagagatagagatagacataggaagagagagagagagatagagaaagagatatatataggaagagagagagatagagatagacataggaagagagagagagagagagagaaagagatatatataggaagagagagagagagagagagaaagagatatatataggaagagagagagagagagagagaaagagatatatataggaagagagagagatagagatagagaaagagatatatataggaagagagagagatagagatagacataggaagagagagagagagatagagaaagagatatatataggaagagagagagatagagatagacataggaagagagagagagagatagagaaagagatatatataggaagagagagagagagagagagaaagagagagagatagagatatatataggaagagagagagatagagatagacataggaagagagagagagagagagaaagagatatatataggaagagagagagagagagagagagagagagaaagagatatatataggaagagagagagatagagatagacacaggaagagagagagagagagaaagagatatatataggaagagagagagagagagatagagatagacataggaagagagagagagagagagagatatatataggaagagagagagagagagagagatagagatatatataggaagagagagagagagagagagatagagatagacataggaagagagagagagagagagatagagatatatataggaagagagagagagagagagagatagagatagacataggaagagagagagagagagagatagagatatatataggaagagagagagagagagagatatatataggaagagagagagatagagatatatataggaagagagagagagagagagagatagagatagacataggaagagagagagagagagagatagagatatatataggaagagagagagagagagagagatagagatagacataggaagagagagagagagagagatagagatatatataggaagagagagagagagagagagaaagagatatatataggaagagagagagatagagatagacataggaagagagagagagagatagagatatatataggaagagagagagagagagagaaagagatatatataggaagagagagagagagagagaaagagatatatataggaagagagagagagagagagaaagagatatatataggaagagagagagatagagatatatataggaagagagagagagagatagagatatatataggaagagagagagagagagagatagagatatatataggaagagagagagagagagagaaagagatatatataggaagagagagagatagagatatatataggaagagagagagagagagatagagatagacataggaagagagagagagagagagatagagatatatataggaagagagagagagagagagagagagagatagacataggaagagagagagagagagagatagagatatatataggaagagagagagagagagatagagatagacataggaagagagagagagagagagagatagagatatatataggaagagagagagagagagagatagacataggaagagagagagagagagagagaaagagatatatataggaagagagagagaaagagatatatataggaagagagagagagagagagagatagagatagacataggaagagagagagagagagagatagagatatatataggaagagagagagagagagagagaaagagatatatataggaagagagagagagagagagagagatagagatatatataggaagagagagagagagagagagagatagagatatatataggaagagagagagagagagagagagagagagagagagagatagagatatatataggaagagagagagagagagagagagagagagagagagagatatatataggaagagagagagagagagagagagagagagatagagatatatataggagagagagagagagagagagagagagagagagagagagatagagatatatataggaagagagagagagagagagagagagagagatagagatatatataggaagagagagagagagagagagagagagatatatataggaagagagagagagagagagagatagagatatatataggaagagagagagagagagatagagatatatataggaagagagagagagagagatagagatagacataggaagagagagagagagagagagatagagatatatataggaagagagagagagagagagagatagagatatatataggaagagagagagagagagagagatagagatatatataggaagagagagagatagagagagatagagatatatataggaagagagagagagagagagagatagagatatatataggaagagagagagagagagatagagatatatataggaagagagagagagagagatagacataggaagagagagagagagatagagaaagagatatatataggaagagagagagagagagatatacataggaagagagagagagagagagatagagatatatataggaagagagagagagagagagagagagatagagatatatataggaagagagagagagagagagagatagagatatatataggaagagagagagagagagagagatagagatatatataggaagagagagagagagagatagagagagagaaagagatatatataggaagagagagagagagagagagatagagatatatataggaagagagagagatagagagagatagagatatatataggaagagagagagagagagagagatagagatatatataggaagagagagagagagagatagagatatatataggaagagagagagagagagatagacataggaagagagagagagagatagagaaagagatatatataggaagagagagagagagagatatacataggaagagagagagagagagagagatagagatatatataggaagagagagagatagagagagatagagatatatataggaagagagagagagagagagagatagagatatatataggaagagagagagagagagagagatagagatatatataggaagagagagagagagagagatagagatagacataggaagagagagagagagagagagatagagatagacataggaagagagagagatagagatagacataggaagagagagagagagagagagaaagagatatatataggaagagagagagagagagagagagaaagagatatatataggaagagagagagagagatagagaaagagatatatataggaagagagagagagagagagagatagagatatatataggaagagagagagagagagagagatagagatatatataggaagagagagagagagagagaggggtagatgtaggaagagagagagagagagaaatcattttcatttatttaacccttatctttaccaggtaaattgactgagaacacgttctcatttgcagcaacgacctggggaatagttacaggggagaggagggggatgaatgagccaattgtaaactggggattattaggtggccgtgatggtttgaggcccagattgggaatttagccagaacaccagggttaacacccctactataACGATAAACGTCATGCGATCTTTAGTGACTCCTCATCCTACaaactattgaggacatactgttaGTGGAAAACTATGCAGTCAGCAACAAATATCAACATTATAGGCTGATCTATAGTAAGAATGATTCATGAGTCATTGaatgggcgggcgggcgggcgggcgggcgggcggaccGACGGACCGACGGACCGACGGACCGACGGACCGACGGACCGACGGACCGACGGACCGACGGACCGACGGACCGACGGACCGACGGACCGACGGACCGAcggaccgacagaccgacagaccgacagaccgacagaccgacagaccgacagaccgacagaccgacagaccgacagaccgacagaccgacagaccgacagacagacagacagacagacagacagacagacagacagacagacagacagacagacagacagacagacagacagaccgacagaccgacagaccgacagaccgacagaccgacagaccgacagacagacagacagacagacagacagacagacagacagacagacagacagacagacagacagacagacagacagacagacagaccgacagaccgacagaccgacagaccgacagaccgacagaccgacagaccgacagaccgacagaccgacagacagacagacagacagaccgacagacagacagacagacagacagacagacagacagacagacagacagacagacagacagacagacagacagacagacagacagacagacagacagacagacagacagacagacagaccgacagaccgacagaccgacagaccgacagaccgacagaccgacagaccgacagaccgacagaccgacagaccgacagaccgacagacagacagacagacagacagacagacagacagacagacagacagacagacagacagacagacagacagacagacagacagacagacagacagacagacagaccgacagaccgacagaccgacagaccgacagaccgacagaccgacagaccgacagaccgacagaccgacagacagacagacagacagacagacagacagacagacagacagacagacagacagacagacagacagacagacagaccgacagaccgacagaccgacagaccgacagaccgacagaccgacagaccgacagacagacagacagacagacagacagacagaccgacagaccgacagaccgacagaccgacagaccgacagaccgacagaccgacagaccgacagacagacaggtgctcACTGGGTACTCTGTTGATGGCTCGTAGTGGGCGGAGCACCCTGACGGTCCTGATAGCTGATAGGCTGACGTTGTGTCCGTCTAGAGAATACTCCAACAtcctgaggagagaggaaggaaactcaGTTTAAATCCTGACGTCTAAACCCTGTCGATTAACCTCCACACACTAAGGGAAGGTTTCCACAGACACAGATTAAGGCTaatcctgacctctaacccctgtcaATTAACCTCCACACACTAAGGGAGGGTTTCCACAGACACAGATTAAGGCTAATCCTGACCTGTAACCCCTGTCAATTAACCTCCACACACTAAGGGAAGGTttccccagacacagattaagactAATCCTGACCTCTAAACCAATTAACCTCCACACACTAAGGGAAGGTTTCCACAGACACAGATTAAGGCTaatcctgacctctaacccaaTTAACCTCCACACACTAAGGGAAGGTTTCCACAGACACAGATTAAGGCTAATCCTgaactatttaaaaaaatatattctcaAATagttttttagtccaggactaggtttaatcTGCATCTGGGAAACCcaagcgtttgtttgtttgtttgtttgtttgtgtttgtgtttgtgtttgtgtgtgtgtgtgtgtgtgtgtgtgtgtgtgtgtgtgtgtgtgtgtgtgtgtgtgtgtgtgtgtgtgttctgtccaacACTGACCCGACGATAACGATGAAGAAGTCCAGTCTGTTCCAGGTGTCGCCAAGGTAACCCTTCTGACCTGCACAGTTAATAACAATATTATTTAAATACAGgtagaaaaat
This genomic window contains:
- the LOC129845397 gene encoding voltage-dependent T-type calcium channel subunit alpha-1G-like, giving the protein MTDGEEREPEEEEEEEKKEGVRVPIPGQRSEGRGETGEEEEELPYPSLYPVVLFRLSQTSPPRCWCLKAVCHPWFERVSMLAILLNCVTLGMFQPCDDVHCLNNRCSFLQALDDGIFVFFAVEMLMKMVALGVLGQKGYLGDTWNRLDFFIVIVGMLEYSLDGHNVSLSAIRTVRVLRPLRAINRVPSEHLSVCRSVGLSVCRSVGLSVCRSVGLSVCLSVCLSVGLSVCRSVGLSVCRSVGLSVCLSVCLSVCLSVCLSVCLSVCLSVCRSVGLSVCRSVGLSVCRSVGLSVCLSVCLSVCLSVCLSVCLSVCLSVCLSVCLSV